The following are encoded together in the Elusimicrobiota bacterium genome:
- the purQ gene encoding phosphoribosylformylglycinamidine synthase I: MKKVKVLVLKTAGTNNDIETAQGFNLAGASSEIVHINRFLRKEKKISEYKILAIPGGFSYGDDISAGKVFANKLKYKLKAEIIKFAKTGKLIIGICNGFQVLVKSGLLPFVTDRQSVTLGWNDSGKFECRWVYLKKNQKSKIKNQNFWIRNLPEIIQLPIAHAEGKFYADNEIIEKLEKQGLVVFKYCDETGNSAEYPYNPNGSIDNIAGIMNPDGNILGLMPHPERFVTKYQYPVWTRNKTIEPVGLAIFKNVVEYARTKI, translated from the coding sequence ATGAAAAAGGTTAAAGTTTTAGTACTAAAAACAGCAGGGACAAATAATGATATTGAAACAGCACAAGGATTTAATTTGGCAGGTGCAAGTTCTGAAATCGTTCATATAAATAGATTTTTAAGAAAAGAAAAAAAAATCTCCGAATATAAAATTCTGGCAATACCCGGTGGATTTTCGTATGGCGACGATATTTCGGCTGGTAAAGTTTTTGCAAACAAGTTAAAATATAAACTAAAAGCCGAAATAATAAAATTTGCAAAAACAGGAAAACTTATTATCGGAATTTGTAACGGCTTTCAGGTGCTTGTAAAATCAGGACTTCTTCCATTTGTAACCGACAGGCAATCAGTAACACTTGGATGGAACGACTCCGGAAAATTTGAATGCCGATGGGTGTATCTGAAAAAAAATCAAAAATCAAAAATCAAAAATCAAAATTTTTGGATACGAAATCTGCCAGAAATTATTCAACTACCAATTGCACATGCGGAAGGCAAATTTTATGCAGATAATGAAATAATTGAAAAATTGGAAAAACAGGGTCTGGTTGTCTTCAAGTATTGTGATGAAACAGGAAATAGTGCAGAGTATCCATACAATCCTAATGGTTCAATTGATAATATCGCAGGAATAATGAATCCTGACGGTAATATTCTTGGTTTAATGCCACATCCGGAAAGATTCGTAACAAAATATCAGTATCCTGTTTGGACAAGAAATAAAACTATTGAACCAGTTGGACTTGCTATTTTCAAAAACGTAGTAGAATATGCTAGAACAAAAATATAA
- a CDS encoding CTP synthase: protein MKKFVFVTGGVVSSLGKGITTASIGLLLKSRGLKITVLKIDPYLNVDPGTMSPYQHGEVFVTEDGTETDLDLGYYERFLDMNMSKENNFTAGQVYETVLRKERNGDYLGKTIQVIPHITDEIKNRIKKTAQNSEITIVELGGTVGDIEGLPFLEAIRQFKIDEGSENVLYIHLTLIPYIQAAEELKTKPTQQAVGKLREIGIEPNIIIARCEKPLTDEIKSKISLFCSVKKEAVIEEQDVGAENIYSIPLILKEQKLDKIILKHLKCRAKKHNLTEWKKMVESKKEFTREVQIGICGKYTGLKDAYKSVDSALIHAGLKNKTNIKIKYIDVESKFLQNELKTVDGIILPGGFGERGIEGKIKVAGYARVNKIPFLGICLGMQCAVIEFARNVCGLKNANSTEFNPETSYPVIDLLPQQKKIKLKGATMRLGSYPCKLKKNTTSQIAYKVKNISERHRHRYEFNNEFRKKLVNSGLVIAGEYNGLVEIVELKKHPWFVATQFHPEFKSRPLKPHPLFVAFVNKARNRHRT from the coding sequence ATTAAAAAATTTGTTTTTGTCACCGGTGGGGTTGTATCATCATTAGGGAAAGGCATCACAACTGCATCTATTGGATTACTCCTTAAAAGCAGAGGGCTTAAAATAACTGTGTTAAAAATAGACCCTTACCTGAATGTTGACCCTGGAACGATGAGCCCGTATCAACACGGTGAGGTGTTTGTGACAGAAGATGGCACAGAAACGGATTTGGATTTGGGATATTACGAACGCTTTTTAGATATGAATATGTCTAAAGAAAATAATTTTACAGCAGGACAGGTATATGAAACCGTCTTACGAAAAGAACGTAATGGCGATTATTTGGGAAAGACTATCCAAGTAATACCGCATATTACCGACGAGATAAAAAATAGAATCAAAAAAACTGCACAAAACTCAGAGATAACAATTGTAGAACTCGGTGGAACAGTTGGGGATATAGAAGGCCTCCCATTTTTAGAGGCAATCAGACAGTTCAAAATAGATGAAGGTTCGGAAAATGTTTTGTATATCCATCTTACTTTGATTCCATATATTCAAGCAGCAGAAGAATTGAAAACCAAACCAACACAGCAAGCCGTCGGTAAACTCAGAGAAATAGGTATTGAGCCGAATATCATTATAGCGAGATGTGAAAAACCACTGACCGACGAGATAAAATCCAAAATTTCGTTATTTTGTAGTGTAAAAAAAGAAGCAGTAATAGAAGAACAGGATGTTGGCGCTGAAAATATTTATTCAATTCCGCTGATTCTGAAAGAACAGAAATTAGATAAAATTATATTGAAGCATCTGAAATGCCGTGCTAAAAAACATAATTTAACAGAATGGAAGAAAATGGTTGAAAGTAAAAAAGAATTCACCCGAGAAGTTCAAATCGGTATTTGCGGAAAATATACCGGATTAAAAGACGCATATAAAAGCGTAGATTCGGCTTTAATTCACGCCGGACTTAAAAATAAAACAAATATAAAAATAAAATATATTGATGTTGAAAGCAAATTTTTGCAGAATGAATTAAAAACTGTGGATGGTATAATTCTGCCGGGTGGTTTTGGTGAAAGAGGAATTGAAGGAAAAATAAAGGTTGCAGGATATGCAAGAGTAAATAAAATCCCATTTTTAGGAATTTGTCTGGGAATGCAATGTGCAGTAATTGAGTTTGCAAGAAATGTATGTGGGCTGAAAAATGCTAATAGTACTGAATTTAATCCTGAAACCTCATATCCTGTAATTGACTTATTGCCACAACAGAAAAAAATTAAACTCAAAGGCGCAACAATGCGACTTGGAAGTTATCCTTGTAAGTTAAAAAAAAATACAACCTCTCAAATCGCATACAAGGTAAAAAATATCTCTGAACGACATAGACACCGTTATGAGTTTAATAATGAGTTTAGAAAAAAATTGGTAAATAGTGGACTTGTAATTGCTGGTGAATATAATGGTCTCGTTGAAATTGTTGAGTTAAAAAAACATCCATGGTTTGTGGCAACACAATTTCATCCGGAGTTTAAATCAAGACCATTAAAGCCGCATCCCTTGTTTGTTGCATTTGTGAATAAAGCACGGAATAGACACAGAACCTAA